One region of Hemiscyllium ocellatum isolate sHemOce1 chromosome 4, sHemOce1.pat.X.cur, whole genome shotgun sequence genomic DNA includes:
- the gata6 gene encoding transcription factor GATA-6 isoform X2 has translation MDLNEPEWSNVAKQLTSAVADQPYLKFAGRSQREGDGRSGSEDSLRLEASSANSLDTDRHRLVQERPVDTYFGQSSEELVPFITDLDQTGKLFLPRGIKREFVTPPSIEMYQGLPVAAAQGPSAYPHDVPNNFMHSTTSSPVYVPTTRVSTMIQSIPYLQGSGSSQQSHPVTNHSVWTQPATDSSTYSSSSPHHMVSSRFSFSPSPPISNGAARDSGYSNSLNMNGRDQYPSPLARPLNGSYPSPYTSYVGPQLTSAWTAAGSFENSMLHSLQGRPTALPVRGPNGELLEELSEARECVNCGSMSTPLWRRDGTGHYLCNACGLYHKMNGLSRPLIKPQKRMSSSRRIGLACANCHTTTTTLWRRNAEGEPVCNACGLYMKLHGVPRPLAMKKEGIQTRKRKPKNLNKSKSTSSTSNTVTMTPTSSSSSASNQEEIPRVKSGSPPGQTTVAASGDYQPFQQPMWTDDEQLHGVR, from the exons ATGGACCTGAATGAACCCGAGTGGTCAAACGTGGCAAAACAGCTAACGTCGGCAGTGGCGGACCAGCCTTACCTCAAATTTGCCGGTCGCTCTCAGCGCGAAGGAGACGGACGCTCGGGATCGGAAGACAGCCTGAGACTAGAGGCATCTTCGGCCAACAGTCTGGACACGGACAGGCACAGGCTTGTACAGGAGAGACCAGTGGACACCTACTTTGGACAGAGCTCGGAAGAGCTTGTACCTTTTATAACGGATCTGGATCAAACAGGCAAACTGTTCCTGCCCAGAGGAATAAAGAGGGAATTTGTGACACCTCCGTCGATTGAAATGTACCAAGGTTTGCCTGTGGCAGCTGCCCAGGGTCCCAGTGCGTACCCTCACGATGTTCCTAACAATTTCATGCACTCCACTACGAGTTCTCCGGTCTACGTTCCTACTACCAGGGTTAGCACCATGATCCAAAGCATCCCCTATCTCCAGGGCAGCGGCTCAAGTCAACAGAGTCACCCCGTGACTAACCACTCGGTCTGGACTCAGCCTGCCACAGACAGCTCAACCTATAGCTCCAGCAGTCCTCACCATATGGTTTCCAGCCGATTCTCCTTCTCCCCGAGCCCTCCCATTTCCAACGGAGCTGCTCGGGATTCCGGCTACAGTAACAGTCTGAATATGAACGGCAGAGATCAGTACCCTAGCCCTTTGGCCAGGCCTCTTAATGGATCTTACCCCAGCCCTTACACTTCTTACGTTGGGCCACAGTTGACTTCAGCTTGGACAGCAGCGGGATCTTTTGAAAACTCAATGCTGCACAGCTTGCAAGGCAGACCGACAGCTCTACCCGTCCGAGGACCCAACGGAG AGCTGTTGGAAGAGCTTTCCGAGGCCCGGGAGTGTGTGAATTGTGGCTCCATGTCCACTCCCCTGTGGCGACGCGATGGCACTGGGCACTACTTATGCAACGCCTGCGGTTTGTACCATAAGATGAACGGACTCAGCCGACCTCTTATCAAACCTCAGAAGAGAATG TCTTCATCCAGACGTATTGGTCTGGCTTGTGCCAACTGTCATACAACCACCACCACTTTATGGCGCCGGAATGCAGAAGGAGAGCCAGTTTGCAATGCCTGTGGACTTTACATGAAACTCCATGGG GTACCACGGCCTCTGGCAATGAAGAAAGAAGGAATCCAGACTAGGAAAAGAAAACCAAAGAATTTAAACAAGTCCAAGAGTACTTCAA GCACAAGCAATACAGTCACAATGACTCCAACTTCATCATCGTCTTCTGCATCTAATCAAGAGGAGATACCCAGAGTGAAAAGTGGCTCACCCCCTGGTCAGACTACAGTTGCAGCTTCAGGG
- the gata6 gene encoding transcription factor GATA-6 isoform X1 has protein sequence MDLNEPEWSNVAKQLTSAVADQPYLKFAGRSQREGDGRSGSEDSLRLEASSANSLDTDRHRLVQERPVDTYFGQSSEELVPFITDLDQTGKLFLPRGIKREFVTPPSIEMYQGLPVAAAQGPSAYPHDVPNNFMHSTTSSPVYVPTTRVSTMIQSIPYLQGSGSSQQSHPVTNHSVWTQPATDSSTYSSSSPHHMVSSRFSFSPSPPISNGAARDSGYSNSLNMNGRDQYPSPLARPLNGSYPSPYTSYVGPQLTSAWTAAGSFENSMLHSLQGRPTALPVRGPNGELLEELSEARECVNCGSMSTPLWRRDGTGHYLCNACGLYHKMNGLSRPLIKPQKRMQDISSLDLRGNAARTDKSSSRRIGLACANCHTTTTTLWRRNAEGEPVCNACGLYMKLHGVPRPLAMKKEGIQTRKRKPKNLNKSKSTSSTSNTVTMTPTSSSSSASNQEEIPRVKSGSPPGQTTVAASGDYQPFQQPMWTDDEQLHGVR, from the exons ATGGACCTGAATGAACCCGAGTGGTCAAACGTGGCAAAACAGCTAACGTCGGCAGTGGCGGACCAGCCTTACCTCAAATTTGCCGGTCGCTCTCAGCGCGAAGGAGACGGACGCTCGGGATCGGAAGACAGCCTGAGACTAGAGGCATCTTCGGCCAACAGTCTGGACACGGACAGGCACAGGCTTGTACAGGAGAGACCAGTGGACACCTACTTTGGACAGAGCTCGGAAGAGCTTGTACCTTTTATAACGGATCTGGATCAAACAGGCAAACTGTTCCTGCCCAGAGGAATAAAGAGGGAATTTGTGACACCTCCGTCGATTGAAATGTACCAAGGTTTGCCTGTGGCAGCTGCCCAGGGTCCCAGTGCGTACCCTCACGATGTTCCTAACAATTTCATGCACTCCACTACGAGTTCTCCGGTCTACGTTCCTACTACCAGGGTTAGCACCATGATCCAAAGCATCCCCTATCTCCAGGGCAGCGGCTCAAGTCAACAGAGTCACCCCGTGACTAACCACTCGGTCTGGACTCAGCCTGCCACAGACAGCTCAACCTATAGCTCCAGCAGTCCTCACCATATGGTTTCCAGCCGATTCTCCTTCTCCCCGAGCCCTCCCATTTCCAACGGAGCTGCTCGGGATTCCGGCTACAGTAACAGTCTGAATATGAACGGCAGAGATCAGTACCCTAGCCCTTTGGCCAGGCCTCTTAATGGATCTTACCCCAGCCCTTACACTTCTTACGTTGGGCCACAGTTGACTTCAGCTTGGACAGCAGCGGGATCTTTTGAAAACTCAATGCTGCACAGCTTGCAAGGCAGACCGACAGCTCTACCCGTCCGAGGACCCAACGGAG AGCTGTTGGAAGAGCTTTCCGAGGCCCGGGAGTGTGTGAATTGTGGCTCCATGTCCACTCCCCTGTGGCGACGCGATGGCACTGGGCACTACTTATGCAACGCCTGCGGTTTGTACCATAAGATGAACGGACTCAGCCGACCTCTTATCAAACCTCAGAAGAGAATG CAAGATATATCAAGtctggatctaaggggcaacgcgGCGAGAACTGATAAA TCTTCATCCAGACGTATTGGTCTGGCTTGTGCCAACTGTCATACAACCACCACCACTTTATGGCGCCGGAATGCAGAAGGAGAGCCAGTTTGCAATGCCTGTGGACTTTACATGAAACTCCATGGG GTACCACGGCCTCTGGCAATGAAGAAAGAAGGAATCCAGACTAGGAAAAGAAAACCAAAGAATTTAAACAAGTCCAAGAGTACTTCAA GCACAAGCAATACAGTCACAATGACTCCAACTTCATCATCGTCTTCTGCATCTAATCAAGAGGAGATACCCAGAGTGAAAAGTGGCTCACCCCCTGGTCAGACTACAGTTGCAGCTTCAGGG